GAATTATATGTATATTATTTTCTCCCTAAATGCTACATACAGAGGCATTCTAGGTTCAAGATACTTTGGACCCTCTCCAACCATTCACTGGACATCGCCCTCTCTCCCGTGCGTGTACGAAAACGATGAATTATTGTCCAGTGGTGCCCCCTCGCGAGAGGGAGAGCCTCTGCTCATGCCATGAAAGGGAAGTTCTAGGGGGCGTTTGGTTTAAGAAATCATTCCATCCAAAATGAGATGGTGCATCATGGATCTATTTCTCAAATTTGGTGGAATGATCTCaatcctcatattagtactaactaattaACTATGAAGAATGagctggtgatggatcaactcattccaatccacaaaccaaacaaaaaagtaagGAGTGATaagatgatggactagctcatcactcaaaccaaacacactactAGTCTCCCCTTTCATTAACCAGCGCATTTAATTATTAAATTAACTTTTTTCAAGTTTAATTACCCGATAATAATATGTATTATAATACTACAAATATGGTAGTATTTTTTTCAAAACTCTAAAAACTGATGTAAATATGTTAAGGTCGTCTCCAGCGGCTCCTATATCACATCCCCTATTGCATCCATGTTTCAAATTTTATTCTACAAATAGTATAATCTATAGTTTTAGATTTCACATTTTACATGATCCACCGAACGTAGCCTAAATAGATCAATTAAGGAGTAAGGTGAGCTGAATAGAGAGAATGGTTGGAGAGGATATGCAATATGGAAAATAGTTAAGGAGTATTTAAATATGAATAGAAAGTACGAACGTGAGGATTCGAGAGGAGGAATGGTTGGAGTTAGGCTTAGAAACTTGTAAGACTAATGCCTATGCTCAGTCAAAATAGCATTAAGTTCAGGTTCGATATCAATACAATTCATGGACAGTTTACATCTCATTAACTATGCAGATCGAGTTATTAGGTCCAAGAAAAATAGGTTAATAGCTacactaagggctagtttggtagTCTCAAGACCGGAGGACCGGAGGAGATTGAAGAGGCTAAAATCCATCTCTTATTCAAGATTGAATAAGGAGAGAATTTTAGCCTCTCTAATTCTCTCCGGGTTTTAGACTTCCAAACTAGCTCTAAGGTATTTCATTTATTATGCGCTGTTTAAATAGGATAATTAAGCGAGTGCTATGAGAATTGAGATGTTGTTTTGGCGGCGACGACAAAGGGCTAAAAAACAATCTTGCCGCTCCAACCAATTCGTCTTGGTTGCCGACACGGCACCTCGTCGGAATCAGGTGGCGCGACCTCCTCGCCGGCCGGCGCGACACCACCATGGGCCCGGAAGCAGTGCGGAAAAGCCTGGAGCCCACCGCAACCGCCGAGGAAATCACTGGCTCCACCCCTGCGCGGCTCCACTTCTACGACCCCTTCGTCCTCAGCGGCGTCCGTATCGAAGCCGCCGAGCACGGCCGCCTCCTCTGCTCTTTCGTCGTCACCCCTCGCCTCGCGGTAAGCCTCGCACTCCCCTCCCTTTGCGACCTCGGTTTGAGATGGTGGCGACTGAGTGACTGACGAAACATATGAGCTTGCCTACTTGGTTCGATCTGTGGTGCCCTTGCAGAGTCCCGTGGGATACCTCCGCAGCGGTGTCACAGCGACGCTCGCCGACCAGCTGGGATCGGCTGTGTTCTTCTGCAGTGGGATCCCCAGCAGCGGGGTCTCCATCGAGATCAGCGTCTCCTTTGTCGACTCGGCTGCCGTCGGGGTAAGACCCTCTCTCTTGGATCACATTTCATGTTGTCTTCGATTATGGTATAAAAAAAAGTAGCTCGTGTGGAGATCGGAATCTATGATTGAACTGGATCGATTTTGCACTTGCTAGCGCTAGAGCTAGGCAATTGGGGAAAATCCCTTTTTTTGCTGAAGAAAATGGCATTCACTGCAAGTAATTGCTAAGGTGTGTAGTTTGTATTAAAATGAGGCTGCGTCGAGGTTTTAGCATGTTTTAGGCGAATGCCAGATTGATATGCTGTGGTTTGTCTCCTAAATTGCATCTGTCCATGATTGGTACAATTCGACTGTTTGCTTTCGTGCATGGATTTCTGGCTGTCAGAAACTGTGTCCAAGTTGTTATAGGACTGCACCTCAGGGATCTTCTCTATACTGGATACTAGTCAGTATTGTGAAGTTGGCGGATGAGTAGGACTGTAGGAGTGA
This portion of the Zea mays cultivar B73 chromosome 2, Zm-B73-REFERENCE-NAM-5.0, whole genome shotgun sequence genome encodes:
- the LOC100278796 gene encoding acyl-coenzyme A thioesterase 13 produces the protein MGPEAVRKSLEPTATAEEITGSTPARLHFYDPFVLSGVRIEAAEHGRLLCSFVVTPRLASPVGYLRSGVTATLADQLGSAVFFCSGIPSSGVSIEISVSFVDSAAVGEEIEVEGKLLRAGKSVGVVSVDFRKKKTGKLMAQARHTKYLVASSKL